The Pirellulales bacterium genome window below encodes:
- a CDS encoding DEAD/DEAH box helicase, whose amino-acid sequence MTSFDDFMLNAAITRALAEEKYLTPTPIQAQTIPTVMSGRDVIGIAQTGTGKTAAFALPILHRLAATQRPSERKSCRILVLSPTRELSGQILDSFRTYGRHLRLRATLAIGGVSMGSQVRALLSGVDVLVATPGRLLDLVRSNALRLDGVECVVLDEADRMLDMGFIHDIRKIVAKLPVARQTLMFSATMPRAIAELAGQMLRDPVKVAVAPAASTVERVEQRIIRVDRSSKAAILIDVLRREPIDRALIFTRTKHGADKVVRNLVRAGIGAEAIHGNKSQNQRERALAAFRKGDVRTLVATDIAARGIDVDGVSHVVNFDLPNVPETYVHRIGRTARAGAEGIAISLCDSEEVAFLRDIEKLIRMTIPATGERLDRAHVEQPRTAGAATRPSGSARQRPGKRKGPARRQDRRAEPSRSQAPSHHSNQDRPDEAPSGIESIAFMQGKARPERNRAPRAQRWAGHSQGT is encoded by the coding sequence TTGACCTCCTTTGACGACTTTATGCTTAACGCGGCGATCACACGCGCCCTCGCCGAGGAAAAGTACCTCACTCCCACTCCGATCCAGGCTCAGACCATTCCGACCGTCATGTCGGGCCGCGATGTGATCGGAATTGCCCAAACCGGAACCGGCAAGACCGCGGCCTTCGCACTGCCCATACTGCACCGCCTTGCGGCCACCCAGCGCCCGTCAGAGCGAAAGAGCTGTCGCATCCTGGTGCTCAGCCCGACGCGCGAGCTGTCCGGCCAGATCCTCGACAGCTTTCGCACCTATGGCCGCCACCTGCGGCTCAGAGCGACGCTGGCGATCGGCGGCGTATCGATGGGCAGCCAAGTTCGCGCCCTGCTCAGCGGCGTAGACGTTCTCGTCGCGACGCCGGGCCGGTTGCTCGATCTCGTCAGGAGCAATGCGCTGCGATTGGACGGAGTCGAATGCGTCGTCCTCGACGAGGCCGACCGTATGCTCGACATGGGCTTCATTCATGACATCCGTAAGATCGTCGCCAAGCTTCCGGTTGCGCGTCAGACGCTGATGTTCTCCGCGACCATGCCCCGCGCCATCGCCGAACTCGCCGGGCAGATGTTGCGCGATCCGGTCAAAGTCGCAGTAGCGCCGGCCGCGTCGACGGTTGAACGCGTCGAGCAGCGCATTATTCGCGTCGATCGCTCGTCAAAAGCCGCAATACTGATCGACGTGCTACGGCGGGAGCCGATCGATCGAGCCCTGATCTTCACGCGGACAAAGCACGGCGCCGATAAAGTCGTGCGAAATTTGGTCCGGGCCGGCATCGGCGCCGAAGCGATCCACGGCAACAAATCGCAAAATCAGCGCGAGCGCGCGCTCGCAGCCTTTCGCAAGGGCGATGTCAGAACACTCGTTGCCACTGATATCGCGGCGCGCGGCATCGACGTCGATGGCGTCAGCCACGTCGTAAATTTTGATCTGCCGAACGTGCCGGAGACCTATGTGCATCGTATCGGCCGCACGGCGCGTGCCGGCGCCGAAGGAATTGCGATTTCGCTGTGCGATAGCGAGGAGGTGGCGTTCCTGCGCGACATCGAAAAGCTTATTCGCATGACAATCCCGGCGACCGGCGAGCGGCTCGATCGGGCGCACGTGGAGCAACCTCGCACGGCCGGCGCCGCGACCAGGCCGTCCGGCTCTGCCAGGCAGCGGCCGGGCAAACGCAAGGGTCCGGCACGGCGGCAAGACCGCCGTGCCGAGCCCAGCAGGTCCCAAGCACCGTCCCATCATTCAAATCAGGACCGACCAGACGAAGCGCCGAGCGGTATCGAATCGATTGCCTTCATGCAGGGTAAAGCCAGGCCGGAACGCAATCGCGCACCGCGCGCGCAACGTTGGGCCGGTCATTCACAAGGAACCTAA
- the infA gene encoding translation initiation factor IF-1: MPKEELLQFEGLVTEILPDARYRIQLDNGHLLVAYTAGRMKKNRIKTLAGDRVTVELSPYDLEKGRLIFRHKDERAATAARPPQRNQFRRR, encoded by the coding sequence GTGCCCAAGGAAGAATTATTGCAGTTCGAGGGGCTCGTAACCGAGATATTGCCGGACGCGCGCTACCGCATTCAGCTCGATAACGGCCATCTGCTCGTCGCCTATACGGCGGGCCGAATGAAAAAGAATCGGATCAAAACCCTGGCGGGAGATCGTGTCACGGTGGAACTATCACCCTACGATTTGGAAAAAGGGCGATTGATCTTCCGCCACAAGGACGAACGGGCGGCGACTGCGGCGCGCCCGCCGCAGCGCAACCAGTTTCGGCGGCGGTGA